Proteins from a single region of Mailhella massiliensis:
- a CDS encoding threonine/serine exporter family protein, with product MSLDALIQLVTAFSGSVGFAVLFNVQAARLFWAGLGGMLGWAAYLALGAVCDSDVIRFFFASACFTLYSEPMARLKKTPSTVFLVPAAIPMVPGASLYRSMSYAVNGEWSAFSQQILYTLLLASAIAAGIVCAMTIGHIVRRLARACAQKTGRC from the coding sequence ATGAGTCTCGATGCTCTCATACAGCTTGTAACGGCCTTCAGCGGTTCCGTGGGCTTTGCCGTGCTTTTCAATGTGCAGGCGGCGCGGCTTTTCTGGGCGGGACTCGGAGGGATGCTGGGCTGGGCGGCATATCTCGCCCTCGGAGCGGTGTGCGACAGCGATGTGATACGCTTTTTCTTCGCTTCCGCGTGCTTCACCCTGTATTCGGAACCCATGGCGAGGCTGAAAAAGACGCCGTCCACCGTGTTTCTGGTGCCCGCCGCCATTCCCATGGTGCCCGGAGCCTCGCTGTACCGCTCCATGAGCTATGCCGTGAACGGTGAATGGAGCGCCTTTTCTCAGCAGATACTCTATACGCTGCTGCTGGCTTCCGCCATCGCGGCAGGCATAGTATGCGCCATGACCATCGGCCATATCGTGCGCAGACTGGCGAGAGCCTGTGCCCAGAAGACCGGCCGCTGTTGA